From the genome of Bos indicus x Bos taurus breed Angus x Brahman F1 hybrid chromosome 19, Bos_hybrid_MaternalHap_v2.0, whole genome shotgun sequence:
CCCAGGGGCTGGAGGCCAGAAGCAAGAGGCCTCGGGCCGGCTCCTCAGACACAGGGTCTGCAGCCAAGAAACCCCGGAAGTGCAGCCTTTGCCACCAGCCTGGACATACCCGTCCCTTCTGTCCTCAGAACAGATGAGGCAGCGTCGGGCTGAGGGGGCCCCCTGCCCTTCTTCCCATCCTTATGTCTTAGGAAGCACGTTGTTTCTCAGGGTCCACCAGCAGCTCTCGGGGTTTGGCCTGTTTGTTGAGTCCGGGTCCAGATCTCTCTCTGCTGGACAGTGGCCCTGTGTGCAGGACCCAGGAACACTGTGTCTACGGCTGAGCAGCCACAGAGGCTGCCTTCTGTGACTCACAGGGGCTGTGCTGTCAGCGCCTTAGTGGAGATTGGCCCTGTCTGCAAGGGGCTTCCACCCACAGATGGCCTGAGAAAGGGTGGGATGCCAGGGAGAGGCTCCTGTTTGGAGGTTGTGTCTGCAGAAGGTTTTTGCTTCTTTATTAAGAAGCTGCAGCCAGGATGCCCCACAGCTCAGGTgcctcagtaaagaatccagccCCTTGACCCTGGCAGTGTAGCATCTGGGGAAGTTTGGCAGGACACTGGGCAGTGCTGACCTGCCTTGCCTCCCCCAGCTCCACCACTGTCCTTTGGGGCAAAGAAGAACTGGTGCAGATGCTGCCGTTTCGGCCTCCCAAGAACCATGGAGCTGAGTGGGAGTCGGTGGACTTTGGTCTGCAGCTCAGATGATAAGTAGGAGTAAGCTGAGCATGACTGAGTTGTATGGCTGCTGAAGCAGCAACCTGTTCTGGGACTCCTGGCCCCAAACCCTTCCCTCAGACCAGCCCTCACACCTGGACTGGACAGTGGGCTGCCCAGAACTGCTCCTGGAGCCTCTGGTCACTGGGTGTTGGTCTTAGCCCAGTGGCCCAGTCCACTTTGTCCCTTTGGTTTTCACCTGTGCTGACCATCTCACATAAACAGCCGCATAGTCGTGGcccctctctgcttccctcttggTGCCCGTCTCCTGGGGTGGCCCTCACGGTCACGCAGCGGTGCCTTCTGTGATTTTCTGACTGAGCTAGTCCGCTGTGTTCACTcgtcatcagttgatggacacggGGGTGTTTCCACTGCCTGGCTGTTGGGAGCAGTATAGCTGTAAACTTCTGCGTGCAAGTTATTTGAACACCTGTATTTTTGGGGATCCACACTtaagagtggggttgctgggtcagtTAATTCTATGCACTAAGCTCTCCACAGCAGCTGCGCCATTTTACCTTCTCACCagagttcccctttctccacatccttgccgaCGTGCCCTTGCCCATATTGCCATCCTCATGGGCCTGAGGTGGCATCTCATGGCTTTTACTTGCATATCCCCAGTGACCACTGCAGTTGGGCATGCTTTTCACCACTCACATGGCCTTTcatgtttctttggagaaatgaaagGTCTTTTTTAAGACCTTTGCCCGTTTTTCAGTGGGGTGGTTTGTGCTTTTGCTGTTGAGTTGAAGGATACGACCTTCAACTCATCTGTAGGTTGCAATCTCTCCACGGGGATCTCCCGTGCCCACCAGGACCAGAAATGCCGAGTGGGACTGGGGGTCCTGGGCTGGGCCTTCACAGGGTGTCAGGTTCTGGGGGCAGGGTTGCTGTTGGCACAGGTAGTGAGACCATCACACAGATGGGTGGACACTGTGAGGGAGATTTCCACACAGGCCTCCCAGGATGCTGGGCAGAGGCCCCGCTGCCCTCGGGGTGCATCGGCCACCTTTCCCCCCAGACCTCTGTCTCAGGTTCCTGAGCTGCCTCCGTGTTCAGCTCAAAGGTGGGAGGGGCCTGCTCCGCAGGGCAGGGGTGCACCATCCTGTCTTCACCAGTATTCATGCTGGGCAGGGGTGCAGGGTCAGCCTGGAAAGTTCCCTGAGGTCATACAGGCGGGCGAACCTGAGGCCCACGAGCTGAACTGCTGGCTCAGGAAGTGGGTGGCTTTGCTGAGAACACCCAGAGCACCGTCCAGGCCCCGTGGTGGCCCTGGGAGCACTGGGCTGGTGACACCAGCTTTGGTGTCTGTCCTTAGTGAACTGAGTGCCACCAAACAGTTACGTTACTggggtttttaactttttaattttttttatttggacAGTATTTAAAAGACTATCCTGATTATAAAAGAATATGCTTAAAAATGCAAATGCGTCAGATGTATGTGACTTAAACCAGGCTGAAGGCTGCTCATCCTGGAGGGGACCAGGCTGGGGACAGCAGTGGTCCTGGATTAGAGGCAAGGGCTTCCCTCTCCCATCCAGCTCCAGCCTGGCCCGTCAGGGCCCTTGGACCTTGACTACAACCCGGTCAGGAGGCTTGGTGAGATCCCCAGGGACCTGAGTGTGGCTGTGCCCAGCAGGCCCCAGTCTGCAGCCTCAGCGAGAGAGTGCCTGTGCAGACTTTGATCAGGGCTTTTTCTGTTTAGTAATTGCACAGCCTGAAAGCACTGGCTGCGTCGGCTCTGGATGTGATGCACTGTCCTAAGGGGTCCTGCTTGCGAGTTAATCCATGAAAGGACTTGTCTAGTCTGGACACTTTCCAGAGGCCCCCAACTTTGACGGACACTGGACCATCTGTCTCGGTCACTGGTTCGGGAGTGCCTTGCTCTGTGCCAGCACTGGGttaacaccccacccccacctgtgaAGTAGGTATTCTGGACCCCTCATCTTACAGGGAGGAGGCCAAGGCTGCCCCACCTCCAGCCTGTCCCCTTGCAACCATCACAGCTGCTCACCACCGAAGGCACTCAAGCCAAGCAGCTCCTGAGACCATGTGACCTAACAGTCCTTGGGGAAACCAgtctcctgccctctgcccctctgCAGAGCCACTGAGCCCATGGGAATACCCGGGAGGCAGGTCCCTCCTTATCCGCAGAGGCCACTGGCCCTGCAACCAGAGTGCCCAAGAGCACCTCCTCCAGCCTTGTCCCCATGTCCCAGGTGGGAGGGGGTCGCCTCAGGACATGGGACAAGAAGGAGGGGCCTGGCACAGCTGTGGCGGCCTCACCCCAAGCCCATGTGGCCCCAAGCCCTCCTCCCTGGCTCGTTTGCCACACGGGGTTACATGGGAGCCACAGCTCCCACAGGGACACCTAGACACGCCTGCGTCCCCGTCTATACAAAGCAGGGAGCCTGCCCTCCACTTGAGGGTCCATGTCTCTCTGCATGTGGACCACTGCTGGCCAAAGGGCCCCCTGGCAGCCCCGCCCATCCAGGTTACAGGGCTCCAGGGGTCAGgctttttggaagaaagaaaacccTGACCAGCTGGTGCCTATTACTAAAGCTAGATGCCACTCCAGGTCAGTCTCCTGCTTCCAGGTTGAGCCCAAGCCCCTCTGGCCAAGCTCACAAAGCCTCAAATGGCTGCATGTAAGAGCCCAATATGCGTCTCACggacatttgagtttttttttattctcattcaCAGTCCTTGCGGCATAGCTTTACTTCGGCAGGAAGGATACCAGAGAGGAGAGATGCCTGGGAGGGAAGGCAGACAACACCCGCCCCCGCCCAAGCCCCGGCCAGCTCCAGGGAGAACACAGGGTCAGCGAGGACAGCTGGTGTTGGCACAGTGGGGGCTGGGCTGGCAGCAGCCAGGGGCACCCTAGGCTCTGGGCCAGGTGAGCAGCAGAGAGAGCCTTGGCTCCCCCAGTGACGACAGAGCCCTCCCAGGGCCTCCGAGGCTAGAGGGGAAGGGCCTTCCCCCAGGTTAGCCCCCGCTAGTCAAGGCTAGAGAGCAAACCAGGCATACAGCACGGAAAACAGGCCTGAGGGTCAGCCAAAAGCTACGTTCTGAGGATCCCAGGTGACTCCagccccgggggtgggggggaccaaACAATGTCCACCCAAGCACCAGCAACCTGGAGATGCCCGCACCCAAGGGAAGCATGATACCCTTGAGACAGAAAATGACAGTGGCCTCATCCCTGCCTGGGACTCATGGCAGCTCCTGCAAGCCAAGAGGGCAGCCCACACCCCCTCATTCCAGCTAAAAGCAGTGGTGTCTGTTGCCCAGCTGCGTCCACCCTCTAGAGCAGCCCCTCGGGGGCCTGTAGGCCATGGTACAGCGCAAAGCCCAAGTCGTCGATCTCTTCCTCCCGCAGGCCATCTAGGAGGTTCACACTGCGGTTGAAGTGGCTGGGCAGGCTGGCCCGCTCCAGGCTGCTGAGCAGCAGCTCCAGAGCCTGCAGGAAGTGCTCCCCCAGGGCCTCCTCGGCCCAGTCAGCCTCCTGCTCGCCCAGGCGCAGAACCACCTGAGCCAGGCGGTCCCGGCCCAGCCGCCATAGAGCTGGGTGACTGCGGCAGACAgcgcagagcagcagcagcagccgccgaCGGGTCCCAGCGTCCTGCTCATCCAGGGCCCGCAGCCGGGCAGCCTCAGCCGGGTACCAGTCCTGCAGCCAGAGGTTCCCAGCCAGCCCCTCCAAGGGCCAGGCCAGCAAGAGGTCTCCGTCCTGGGCTCCGGCCACGGCCAGCAGCACGGCCACGGTGAGCTCCAGGCACTCGTGCTGCACCTCCAGCAGCAGCTCATCTGAGGCCACGCATGGCCGGATCAAACACCCGAGGAGGCTGCCGATGGCTGGCCAGTTGACGGAGGCAGTCAGGGCCTTGCGGAGCAGCTCCAGCAGGACCCGGGAGGAGAGGTAGCCGCCCACCAGGAAGCGGTCCCAGGGGCTGCTCCCACGGGGGCGGAACTCCAGCTGAGTCCTACGCACAGCCCAGCAGCGAGGGTCTTGGGCTACAGTGTCTGAGCcggccaccaggctccacaggCCTGGCTCCAGTGCCAGGGGCACCAAGAGCCGCACAGGGTCGGCAGCTCCCACCTGCAGCCCCTCGTAGAGTGGCCCGCCGGGCACAAGCGCCCCGAAGGGCAGGTCT
Proteins encoded in this window:
- the MIEF2 gene encoding mitochondrial dynamics protein MID49 isoform X1, coding for MAVPVSDRTSIPFTGEAAADYSDQELHRMLPLPGRLTMAEFSQNRSKRRDGEVLGGAVDFLLANARLVLGVGGAAVLGIATLAVKRLIDRATSPRDEDDTKGDAPCLEDSWQDLSLLKATPRLQSRPPPAALSQPVPPPAPSLSAPEGPADTGPQTSPLLSSPAPPLCLTFQEKLLAFERDHVTVPGAHVSLAKQLAGDIALELQAYLRNKFPDLPFGALVPGGPLYEGLQVGAADPVRLLVPLALEPGLWSLVAGSDTVAQDPRCWAVRRTQLEFRPRGSSPWDRFLVGGYLSSRVLLELLRKALTASVNWPAIGSLLGCLIRPCVASDELLLEVQHECLELTVAVLLAVAGAQDGDLLLAWPLEGLAGNLWLQDWYPAEAARLRALDEQDAGTRRRLLLLLCAVCRSHPALWRLGRDRLAQVVLRLGEQEADWAEEALGEHFLQALELLLSSLERASLPSHFNRSVNLLDGLREEEIDDLGFALYHGLQAPEGLL
- the MIEF2 gene encoding mitochondrial dynamics protein MID49 isoform X2; this encodes MAEFSQNRSKRRDGEVLGGAVDFLLANARLVLGVGGAAVLGIATLAVKRLIDRATSPRDEDDTKGDAPCLEDSWQDLSLLKATPRLQSRPPPAALSQPVPPPAPSLSAPEGPADTGPQTSPLLSSPAPPLCLTFQEKLLAFERDHVTVPGAHVSLAKQLAGDIALELQAYLRNKFPDLPFGALVPGGPLYEGLQVGAADPVRLLVPLALEPGLWSLVAGSDTVAQDPRCWAVRRTQLEFRPRGSSPWDRFLVGGYLSSRVLLELLRKALTASVNWPAIGSLLGCLIRPCVASDELLLEVQHECLELTVAVLLAVAGAQDGDLLLAWPLEGLAGNLWLQDWYPAEAARLRALDEQDAGTRRRLLLLLCAVCRSHPALWRLGRDRLAQVVLRLGEQEADWAEEALGEHFLQALELLLSSLERASLPSHFNRSVNLLDGLREEEIDDLGFALYHGLQAPEGLL